Below is a window of Roseivirga misakiensis DNA.
GCTTCATATTGGCTTTAGTGCTTATTGGAATTGTGGCCATCGTGGCCATTGGTTATAGAACTTATACAGCTGCAGTTGGTAACCCAGTGGAAGCCCTAAGACAAGAATAACCTCATATAACTTACCTCGCGGGTTTATGATATTATAGACCTGTGAGGTAATCTAAATTAATCCCATACGTTCCATGCGATAATACTCACGGAAGCTTATCATTCGCTGCTGAGTCTCATCCCATAACTTATTGGACATCAGAGATAGACTATCAATAAAACCGATTGTCGTCGGATATTGGTTCAGCCACGGGTTTTCCTTAATACACTGTTTTAAGTTGTAATTAGGAATAGCTGGGTTTAAATGATGTACATGGTGAATACCAATATTTCCCGTAAGCCAATTGAATAACCTAGGGACCTTGTAATAAGTACTTCCTTTCAAGGCAGAAGTCACATAGTCCCAATTCTTTTTCCATTGTTTATAGCCATGTTCGTGCTGATGTTGCACATAAAAAAACCAGATAGCGATAATGGCAAATAAGGTAAGCACGGTCAGGTGAACCAGTAAGAACTTTTCCCAGCCTAAGGTGAACCCTAGAATTGAAAACAAGGCCAAAAGCACCAAGTTACTGAGAATCACACTGCCCTTAAGTTTCTGGAAGGCTGGCATTTTAATTTTAGCCAGTCTATTGTGAATAAAGATATAGTAGACAGGTCCTAAGAGGAACATCACGATTGGCGAGCGGTATATACGATAGCCTATTTTTTTGGCCTTACTAAAGTTTTTGTATTCGGCCACGGTATAAGTCGTCACATCTCCAATGTCTCGTAATTCAAGCTGGCCATTTAGTTTGTGGTGTATACTGTGCGATTTAGCCCAATAGTGGAAAGGAATGGCAGATAAATAACTAC
It encodes the following:
- a CDS encoding fatty acid desaturase; this translates as MEQKLAEKIVLGKDKIQMLKKYTQEHKTKATIQIINSFVPFIGIWILMYLSLDISYWITFGLGVINAFFLVRIFIIQHDCGHQSFVKNRRAQKIIGHVCSYLSAIPFHYWAKSHSIHHKLNGQLELRDIGDVTTYTVAEYKNFSKAKKIGYRIYRSPIVMFLLGPVYYIFIHNRLAKIKMPAFQKLKGSVILSNLVLLALFSILGFTLGWEKFLLVHLTVLTLFAIIAIWFFYVQHQHEHGYKQWKKNWDYVTSALKGSTYYKVPRLFNWLTGNIGIHHVHHLNPAIPNYNLKQCIKENPWLNQYPTTIGFIDSLSLMSNKLWDETQQRMISFREYYRMERMGLI